A section of the Deltaproteobacteria bacterium genome encodes:
- the rlmN gene encoding 23S rRNA (adenine(2503)-C(2))-methyltransferase RlmN: MPGKQEKPNLIGKPLKELTRNLTGMGMSSFRGRQVFQWIYKYRSTSFDEMTNLSRTDRSLLEKNARITRPTITECLRSADGTEKFLYRLEDGHTVEGVLIPETKRQTLCVSAQVGCAMNCRFCATGRNGLVRNLTAAEIIGEVLSAQDRVQPRTLTHLVFMGMGEPLANYDAVVTALKILLDPAGCNFSNRKITLSTSGLVPGIRRLGREGLGINLAISLNATTDTTRDHLMPVNRQYPLEPLFESLRDFPLPKRRRITFEYVLLRGINDSSEDARRMIQLLEGIPAKINLIPYNAGTESNFAPPDRESMEDFRGILLRANYTVFIRESRGGEIAAACGQLRERMSGHQFSIDGEPKQNRP; this comes from the coding sequence ATGCCTGGAAAACAGGAAAAACCAAATCTCATCGGAAAGCCCCTGAAAGAACTGACGCGGAACCTGACCGGCATGGGAATGTCTTCTTTCCGCGGTCGGCAGGTCTTCCAGTGGATCTACAAATACCGCAGTACCTCGTTCGATGAAATGACCAATCTCTCCAGGACGGACCGAAGCCTTCTGGAAAAGAATGCCCGGATTACACGCCCCACGATCACGGAATGTCTCCGGTCTGCGGATGGGACAGAAAAATTTCTCTATCGTCTGGAGGATGGCCACACCGTCGAAGGGGTCCTGATCCCGGAAACAAAACGGCAGACACTCTGCGTTTCGGCCCAGGTTGGATGTGCCATGAACTGCCGTTTCTGTGCAACCGGCCGAAACGGCCTGGTCCGTAACCTGACGGCGGCGGAGATCATCGGGGAAGTTCTGTCGGCACAGGACCGGGTCCAGCCGCGGACGCTGACACACCTGGTCTTCATGGGAATGGGGGAACCGTTGGCCAACTACGATGCCGTGGTGACGGCGCTGAAAATTCTCCTCGACCCAGCTGGATGTAATTTCTCCAACCGAAAGATCACCCTCTCCACCAGCGGACTAGTCCCCGGGATTCGGCGCTTGGGAAGGGAAGGGCTCGGGATCAATCTCGCCATCTCACTGAACGCAACTACAGATACAACGAGGGACCACCTCATGCCGGTCAACCGTCAATACCCTCTGGAACCTCTTTTCGAAAGTCTCCGGGATTTTCCCCTTCCGAAGCGGAGAAGAATCACCTTTGAGTATGTGTTACTCCGGGGAATCAATGACAGTTCTGAAGATGCCCGTCGGATGATCCAACTCCTGGAAGGGATCCCCGCCAAAATCAATCTCATTCCCTATAATGCAGGGACGGAATCAAACTTTGCCCCTCCGGACCGGGAGTCGATGGAGGACTTCCGGGGAATTCTCCTGCGTGCGAATTATACGGTATTCATCCGGGAAAGCCGGGGAGGAGAGATCGCCGCCGCCTGCGGCCAGTTGCGAGAACGAATGTCCGGGCACCAGTTTTCAATCGATGGAGAGCCAAAGCAGAACCGGCCATAA
- a CDS encoding thioredoxin domain-containing protein, with the protein MLEQYPTQVKLVKKSFPLRMHRNARPAAIAALAAGEQGKFWEFNDKLFQNQRFLSDQKYLEIARELGLDMDAFRKSLKDPQLQAMIAKNIRDGADVGVTGTPTIFINGVRLRDRSIAGFRRVIDAQLKKKK; encoded by the coding sequence GTGCTGGAGCAGTATCCCACACAGGTAAAACTTGTTAAAAAGTCCTTCCCCCTCCGGATGCACCGAAATGCCAGGCCTGCGGCTATTGCTGCCCTGGCTGCCGGGGAACAGGGGAAGTTCTGGGAGTTCAATGACAAATTGTTTCAGAATCAACGGTTTCTTTCAGACCAGAAGTATCTTGAGATCGCTCGTGAACTGGGGCTCGATATGGATGCTTTCCGGAAGAGCCTGAAAGACCCGCAGCTGCAAGCCATGATTGCAAAGAATATCCGGGACGGCGCTGACGTCGGTGTGACGGGGACCCCGACGATCTTTATCAACGGTGTACGACTGCGAGACCGGTCCATTGCCGGCTTCAGGAGAGTGATCGATGCGCAGTTAAAAAAGAAGAAATAG